A region of the Dickeya chrysanthemi NCPPB 402 genome:
GGCTTCGAACACCAAAATGAGATGCCATCAGTCGCGCCACCTGACGATTTACTGTCGGAACAGGAAATTGCCCGTAGCATGGAACACCTGATTCCACCCGCCATGCGACAAGTTTTTACTAACGATCGGCCAATTGAGATTCGGCCGGTAAAATTTCACAATCCATTGAAAGGTGAAACATCGCCTCCCGTCAGGCAAGTATGGTGCCGTGCCAACGGCACTATGCCGGATGACGAGCGTACTCACCAATATCTTCTCGGTTATACCTCCGATTGCAACTTCCTGCTTACGGCTCTGCAACCTCATGGCGTAGGGTTTCTTGAACGTGGTATGCAAGTTGCAACCATTGATCACTCCATGTGGTTCCACCGGCCGTTCCGGCTGGATGACTGGTTGCTTTACTCCGTCGAAAGCCCCTCAGCTTCCGGTGCCCGCGGATTTGTTCGCGGTCAGTTTTACACCCGAGACGGCATTCTGGTCGCTTCCAGTGTGCAGGAAGGTGTAATCCGGCGTCACAGCCAATAGCCTCTCCCTTACACATAAAAAATGCCAGTCAGTGGCTTAACTGACTGGCATTACCTTTCTCAAGGTGGTTTTTATTTATTACGGTGACGAGATTGCCGATCACCAAGAGGCGATTACTGGTTGTATGCGTTCTCGCCGTGGCTGTTGACGTCCAAACCTTCGCGTTCCTGCTCTTCCGGTACACGCAGGCCGACAGCGATATCCGCAACTTTAAAGGAGATGAATGCAGCGACACCGGACCAAATGATAGCGACGATCACGCTAAACAACTGCACCCATACCTGATGAGCCATTGTCACGCCTTGCGCATAACCGATACCACCCAGTGATGAAGCGGTAAACACGCCTGTCAGCAGGCAACCTACGATACCGCAAACACCGTGTACGCCAAACACATCGCAGGGATCGTCGACACGCAGCCATTTTTTCAGAACGGTTACGCCCCACAAGCCGGCGAACCCACCAGCGAAACCGATGACCATGGCACCACCGACACCCACGGTACCG
Encoded here:
- the tesB gene encoding acyl-CoA thioesterase II translates to MSQALQHLLDLLHLEKLEEGLFRGQSQDLGLRQVFGGQVVGQALSAAKQTVPPERAIHSFHSYFLLPGDSQKPIIYDVETLRDGNSFSARRVSAIQNGRSIFYMTASFQTRESGFEHQNEMPSVAPPDDLLSEQEIARSMEHLIPPAMRQVFTNDRPIEIRPVKFHNPLKGETSPPVRQVWCRANGTMPDDERTHQYLLGYTSDCNFLLTALQPHGVGFLERGMQVATIDHSMWFHRPFRLDDWLLYSVESPSASGARGFVRGQFYTRDGILVASSVQEGVIRRHSQ